The following are encoded in a window of Pyrenophora tritici-repentis strain M4 chromosome 6, whole genome shotgun sequence genomic DNA:
- a CDS encoding Dimer-Tnp-hAT domain containing protein has product MKGLAFAILTIGTAMVNACAHYGYCRCGNLDDTKTKDVCGKLQAEGSASLHTFEDGHSYCHFKYLTYVRPLHVIAVTEHWPNGAPHEKRPVEQVMNPLGARDSPHPEIAELPTEETSRDTRPSTTEHRNPALGVPRFMRETAATMNRSRMDESHENSAPEPPENLAQYESLRSRTIKSLTTYLYTIVMEPSTPTSPSPSNIIRLDLTSLTPSPIPTSSPTPILSPTPIQYHESPDEFVQGGITYVKRAIIARKDFRQGTSHIWKYGLQYIRDSDKKEVYYCHECRVGKSKQELFVINGTSRIRNHLEQKHQIDPQSGIKRKGSVRKSIIDQQKDGAASSIFFWKESVEKFKELLIRWIVYCHIAFFQLENQYFRELLLFLNPALLNHLPKAAKTIRSWVMNAFISKKQQLREDLHHSRSRISISFDLWTSPNPYAILGVVAMWIDTTGMRRVTALGMRRIYGEHTGENLGSVVLELLEEYDISAQPVTISGDQIGYFMLDNASANDTAVEFILKDLCPWMKSKQRRHRRLRCLGHVINLCCQAFLMGRNCEKYLAKLEKHHQRGDYTKVEELWKKFGCLGRLHNLEFATIIIGGDLSQFDGLELIQNNSTRWNSWFYSITRALNVRERLELFSARHVPGKGSVGIANFKLDGQHWFELEKIELALKDFYAATLLSEGKKTSLADWFSTLDCLLREISETKDHYHDIHTEDDNNFTWKYLQGCADAAWLKCVEYYNNQQLNWQNRFPEDTDLPPTYYAAQILDPYRKWGWFRQEWVLHGDEEKKRWFENAQLAVKHLWETEYKGRYPVEMLPPPARKERDPDPAFDRQREHKRIRIDAPVSTTDLYEQYISTDRLHNEEAGCNEAIAYWLSRYDSQRDLARFALDMFAISPMSDECERLFSSAKLTIVDRRGRLKADIIEACECLRAWYGKPQAEGNSDIEDSENEDD; this is encoded by the exons ATGAAG GGTCTTGCCTTCGCTATCCTCACTATCGGCACAGCCATGGTCAACGCCTGCGCGCACTACGGATACTGCCGCTGCGGTAACCTTGATGATACAAAAACAAAAGATGTCTGCGGCAAGCTTCAAGCTGAGGGATCCGCATCGTTACACACATTTGAAGATGGCCACAGTTACTGCCA tttcaaatacctgacCTATGTGAGACCCTTACACGTAATTGCAGTCACCGAACACTGGCCCAACGGTGCGCCTCACGAGAAGCGCCCCGTCGAACAAGTCATGAACCCTCTGGGGGCTCGTGACTCCCCTCACCCCGAGATCGCGGAACTCCCCACTGAGGAGACATCGCGCGATACTCGCCCCAGCACTACAGAACACCGAAATCCTGCCCTCGGCGTCCCTCGTTTCATGCGAGAGACGGCCGCAACCATGAACCGCTCCCGTATGGACGAGAGCCACGAGAACTCAGCCCCCGAacca ccagaaaatttagcacaatatgagtcattaagatcaag aacaatcaagtccttaacaacctacttatatactattgttatggagccttcaacaccaacctcaccgtccccatcgaatattataagactagatttaacgtctcttactccatctcctatccccacgtcatcacccacccctatactatcacccactcctattcaatatcacgaatctccagatgagttcgtgcagggcggtatcacgtacgtgaaacgtgcaataattgcaaggaaggatttccgtcaaggtacatcacacatctggaagtacggactccaatacattcgagatagcgataagaaagaggtgtattactgccatgagtgcagggttgggaagagcaagcaagagttgtttgtcatcaatggcacttctaggatccggaatcacctggaacagaagcaccagattgatccccagagtggcatcaagcgaaagggttctgtacggaagtctataatcgaccagcaaaaggatggggctgcttccagcatctttttctggaaggagtcagtagagaagtttaaagagcttctaattcgttggattgtgtactgccatatcgccttctttcaattagagaaccagtactttcgtgaactactcctctttttaaatccggcactactcaaccacctcccgaaggctgcgaagactatccgaagctgggtaatgaatgcattcatatcgaagaagcaacagcttagggaggacctacaccattcacggagtaggatctctatctcctttgatctctggacttcaccaaacccttacgctatcctaggcgtcgtcgctatgtggattgatactaccggcatgcgacgtgttaccgctttaggtatgcgacgtatatacggcgaacatactggagagaatcttggatcggtggtccttgaattgctggaagaatacgacattagt GCTCAGCCTGTTACaattagcggagatcagattggatactttatgctggataatgcctcggcaaatgataccgctgttgagtttatactcaaggatctctgcccatggatgaagtcaaaacaacgtcgtcatcgccggctgcgttgcttgggccatgtcatcaacctctgttgccaggcgttccttatggggcgaaactgtgagaagtatcttgcgaagctggagaagcatcatcaacgtggcgactatacgaaggtggaagagctctggaagaagttcggatgtttgggtcgtcttcacaacctg gagtttgctacaattattatcggcggagatctttcgcaattcgacgggcttgagcttatccagaacaactcgacccgctggaactcatggttttattcgattacacgtgcattaaatgttcgagaacgtttagagctcttctcggctcgtcatgtacctggaaagggctccgtagggatcgcgaactttaagcttgatggacagcactggtttgagcttgaaaagattgaactcgctctcaaagacttctatgctgcaactttgctttctgaaggtaagaagacgtcacttgcggactggttttcaactttggactgccttctccgggagataagcgagacgaaggatcactaccacgacatccacactgaggacgataacaactttacatggaagtaccttcaaggctgcgctgatgctgcttggttaaagtgcgttgagtactataacaatcagcagctgaattggcaaaatcgattccctgaagatactgaccttccaccgacatattatgcggctcaaatccttgatccatatcgcaagtggggatggttcaggcaagagtgggttcttcatggcgacgaagagaagaagaggtggtttgaaaacgcacaattagcggtgaagcatctctgggagacagagtataagggaaggtaccctgtcgagatgctgccaccaccagccaggaaggagagagatcctgacccagcatttgatcgccagcgggaacataagcgcattcgaatagacgctccagtttctacaactgatttgtatgaacaatacatctctactgaccggcttcataacgaagaggcaggttgcaatgaggctattgcgtactggctatctcgctacgactcccaacgagatctcgctcgcttcgctctagacatgtttgcgatctcgcctatgtcggatgaatgcgaacgtctttttagtagcgcgaagcttactatcgtcgatcgccgtggtaggctgaaggcagatattatagaagcgtgcgagtgtctccgggcctggtatggaaagccccaagctgaggggaacagcgatatcgaggatagtgagaacgaagacgactag